A region of Allocoleopsis franciscana PCC 7113 DNA encodes the following proteins:
- a CDS encoding precorrin-2 C(20)-methyltransferase: MNPVPVGTLYGISVGPGDPELITLKGLRLLKQSPVLAFPEGIQGKPGVAQQIVAPWLGRDQVQLALAFPYVQDMETLTQAWQIAAKQVWHYLQFGQDVAFVCEGDVSFYSTFTYLAQTLQQLHPESRVQTVPGVCSPMAAASVLGIPLTVRQERLVVLPALYNVGELETILDWADVVVLMKVSSVYPEVWEVLRRHQLLDHACVVERATLPEQVIYADLRDRPTLKLPYFSLLIVKVSQSRH; the protein is encoded by the coding sequence GTGAATCCCGTACCCGTTGGCACACTCTACGGTATAAGCGTCGGACCGGGCGATCCGGAACTGATCACCCTCAAAGGACTGCGTCTGTTAAAGCAATCACCTGTATTGGCTTTTCCTGAGGGTATTCAAGGTAAGCCAGGAGTGGCTCAACAAATTGTCGCTCCATGGCTGGGAAGGGATCAAGTGCAACTCGCCTTGGCCTTTCCTTATGTGCAGGATATGGAGACTCTGACTCAAGCGTGGCAAATTGCAGCGAAGCAGGTTTGGCATTATCTCCAGTTCGGTCAAGATGTGGCGTTTGTGTGTGAAGGAGATGTCAGTTTTTATAGCACCTTTACTTATTTAGCCCAGACGCTGCAACAGCTACATCCTGAAAGTAGGGTGCAGACGGTACCCGGAGTGTGTTCGCCCATGGCGGCAGCGTCAGTTTTAGGCATACCCTTAACCGTGAGGCAAGAGCGCCTGGTTGTACTCCCGGCTCTTTATAATGTGGGGGAACTGGAAACAATTTTAGACTGGGCAGATGTCGTGGTACTTATGAAAGTCAGTTCAGTCTACCCGGAGGTGTGGGAAGTCCTACGGCGGCATCAGCTATTGGATCATGCTTGTGTGGTAGAACGAGCCACCCTACCAGAGCAAGTGATTTATGCAGATTTACGCGATCGCCCCACCTTGAAATTGCCCTACTTTTCTCTACTGATCGTAAAAGTTTCTCAATCGCGTCACTAA